The segment TTTTTGCCAGGAAAAAACATAGCCCTATTCTAACCATCCCATTGACCGCTACAACAGACACCTCCTATCCCAATCCCCATCAGTTAAACTAATGAGGATAAAACCCCTATAAAGATACAAGTAAAACCACACCAAAGCGTGGTCAATTACCAATATCAACTGAGTTACCAACACTACTATTACAGGGAAGACCATGGCAGAACTTGACGAACTGGACATAAAAATACTCACTCTTCTCCAGGAGGAGGGAAGGCAGTCTTTCAGGGAGGTCGCCAAAAAAACCCACACCAGTGTACCCACCATTGGCAGCCGCGTCGAGCGCATGCAGCAGCTGGGCATCATCAGGAGATTCACTATTGATATCGACCAGGAAAAGATCGAAGGGTATCAAAGCGCAGTGCTGATCATTGATGTCAAGCCATCAGAGTCACAGGCTATCGTTTCCAGGTTATCCGAAATGGATGAGGTCGTGGAGATTTCCGTATCGTCTGACTCGGATTTCGGCATCATAGCAAAGGTCGTGGGAAGCGCTGACGATGTGATGCGCATCCAGAACTCACTTACCGAACCCGGCATCAATAAAGCGCGGGCCATACTTATCAGGGATGTCATTAAAAAAGATGCCACGAACATGGCAGCTTCATTGATCAAGATGTCCTGTTCCTACTGCAGCAAGGAGATGGCAGAAGGGGCTGTAAAGAGCAAGATCGATGACAAGAACTATTATTTCTGCTGTAACACCTGTAAATCCGCGTTTATGGATAAATACCAGGGGTTCAAGAAAAAATCCTGATTTCGGATATGTTGAATGTGCTGTAATGGTACATTCAAAATCCATGTATTCATTCTTCTATTTCTGCTTCATATTTTGACGGGCATTTTACCAGGATGTTGCGGGCATTGAAAATCCCTTCAACATATTGTCCCTGTACCACGATGGGAAATTCACTGTTAAAACTGTTCGGCAGGCTTCCTATATAATATACATCAAAAGTGCCGGTGTCATCCGTCATTTTGAACATGAGTTCAGTAGTTTCAGGGACCCAGGATACCGTATTATTTACAACGCTTCCATTCACGCTGATCAACTGT is part of the ANME-2 cluster archaeon genome and harbors:
- a CDS encoding cytochrome c maturation protein CcmE, which produces MNRKNKTIMAGTAVILLIGYLTITGLGNSISSYMKIADVKNGNYEGQLISVNGSVVNNTVSWVPETTELMFKMTDDTGTFDVYYIGSLPNSFNSEFPIVVQGQYVEGIFNARNILVKCPSKYEAEIEE
- a CDS encoding AsnC family transcriptional regulator is translated as MAELDELDIKILTLLQEEGRQSFREVAKKTHTSVPTIGSRVERMQQLGIIRRFTIDIDQEKIEGYQSAVLIIDVKPSESQAIVSRLSEMDEVVEISVSSDSDFGIIAKVVGSADDVMRIQNSLTEPGINKARAILIRDVIKKDATNMAASLIKMSCSYCSKEMAEGAVKSKIDDKNYYFCCNTCKSAFMDKYQGFKKKS